In Alkalihalobacterium alkalinitrilicum, a genomic segment contains:
- the pstA gene encoding phosphate ABC transporter permease PstA — protein sequence MTKQMTEKIWFTICGLFAAMTIGALLLLLYWIVSNGAHVLSWTFITDTPRKNMTEGGIWPAIVGTFYVASLTILISVPVGIGAAIYLNEYAKQGPVVQIIRMSIRNLAGVPSIVYGLFGLAIFASMLKLGTGLITAAITLAIMVLPWVITSTEEALKAVPTSFREGGLALGATKWQTIRQLVLPSAIPGMATGSILGLARAAGETAPIILTGAAYFLPVLPASIQDNFMALPYHLYILATQHAQSSVVRPIAYGTALVLILMVVLLNLSAILLRNHFRKKNELL from the coding sequence ATGACTAAACAAATGACAGAGAAAATTTGGTTTACAATTTGTGGCCTGTTTGCAGCAATGACCATCGGTGCACTCCTACTATTACTCTATTGGATAGTTAGTAATGGAGCCCACGTATTGAGTTGGACCTTTATTACAGATACCCCTCGAAAAAATATGACAGAAGGTGGAATTTGGCCAGCAATCGTAGGTACCTTTTATGTTGCTTCATTAACAATTTTAATATCAGTACCTGTAGGGATTGGGGCAGCAATTTACTTAAATGAATACGCAAAGCAAGGCCCGGTTGTACAAATAATTCGAATGAGTATTCGCAACCTTGCAGGAGTACCATCCATCGTATATGGTTTATTCGGCTTAGCCATCTTTGCTTCAATGTTAAAGTTAGGAACGGGATTAATTACAGCAGCTATTACTCTAGCTATTATGGTGTTGCCATGGGTAATTACCTCTACAGAAGAAGCATTAAAGGCTGTACCAACCTCATTTAGGGAAGGGGGATTAGCTTTAGGAGCTACAAAGTGGCAAACGATACGTCAACTCGTTTTACCTTCAGCTATTCCAGGAATGGCAACAGGATCTATTCTTGGATTAGCACGTGCGGCAGGGGAAACGGCACCCATTATTTTAACAGGAGCAGCTTACTTTTTACCTGTATTACCTGCTTCTATTCAAGATAATTTCATGGCCTTACCTTATCATTTATATATTTTAGCAACACAGCACGCACAGTCATCTGTTGTCCGTCCAATCGCATATGGTACAGCGTTAGTGCTTATTTTGATGGTCGTTCTCTTAAATTTATCAGCAATTCTATTAAGAAATCATTTCCGTAAAAAGAATGAATTATTGTAG
- the pstB gene encoding phosphate ABC transporter ATP-binding protein PstB, whose protein sequence is MAILETVVKSKETVQIETGLQENIFDVRGLNLWYGNDQALNNINLQIPKNGVTAIIGPSGCGKSTFLKTLNRMVELVPIVKISGEVEYHETNIFDPSVNLVELRSAIGMVFQKPNPFPKTIFDNVAFGPRVHGLKDKKKLAVIVEKSLRGAALWEEVKDRLNESALGLSGGQQQRLCIARCLAVQPEVILMDEPTSALDPRSTANIEELIQTLKEQYSIIIVTHNMQQAARISDKTAFFLNGDLVEFDKTNTIFTNPQHESTENYITGRFG, encoded by the coding sequence ATGGCGATATTAGAAACGGTTGTAAAATCAAAAGAAACGGTACAGATTGAAACAGGCTTACAAGAAAATATTTTCGATGTCAGAGGTTTAAACCTTTGGTATGGTAATGATCAAGCTTTAAATAATATTAATTTGCAAATTCCAAAAAATGGTGTGACAGCGATCATTGGCCCATCAGGTTGTGGGAAGTCAACATTCTTAAAAACTCTTAATCGAATGGTTGAACTCGTGCCTATCGTAAAAATTAGTGGTGAAGTTGAGTATCATGAAACGAATATATTTGATCCATCTGTTAACCTTGTAGAGTTACGTAGTGCAATAGGGATGGTGTTTCAAAAACCGAACCCATTTCCGAAGACTATTTTTGATAACGTCGCATTTGGACCACGCGTTCATGGATTAAAAGATAAGAAAAAGTTAGCTGTAATTGTAGAGAAAAGTTTACGTGGCGCAGCTTTATGGGAAGAAGTTAAAGATCGTTTAAATGAATCTGCTCTCGGGTTATCAGGAGGGCAACAACAACGTTTATGTATCGCCCGTTGTCTTGCGGTACAACCAGAAGTAATTTTAATGGATGAACCGACCTCGGCCCTTGATCCACGTTCAACAGCAAATATTGAAGAGTTAATTCAAACGTTAAAAGAACAGTACTCGATCATCATTGTTACTCATAATATGCAACAAGCTGCGAGAATTTCCGATAAGACAGCATTTTTCTTAAATGGGGACTTAGTTGAATTTGATAAAACAAATACAATTTTTACAAATCCACAGCACGAAAGCACGGAGAATTACATTACGGGACGTTTCGGTTAA